The Desulfovibrio sp. Fe33 genome includes a window with the following:
- a CDS encoding MlaA family lipoprotein: protein MSARTASLLLAALLALSLLGGCGPKVLDVKDPSAGLEPTGFRTTVHHWPTENSDSLKFLDIEDPWEPMNRNMYEINATLDKYVMLPVATLYKFFIPEVIRTGVKNFIDNLNEMPVAFNSVLQGRMEKAAISFTRFLINSSFGVLGVRDLASRNKKLPRQHEDVGQTLGYWGIGSGPYFVMPLLGPSNVRDAAGFGGDILVLYVEMTMIYQAAGIENSRPLDMTDLIIRGINLRANTAFSYHSTGSPFEYEMVRFIYTKKRELDIQR, encoded by the coding sequence CTCCTGGCCCTGTCCCTGCTGGGCGGTTGCGGCCCCAAGGTCCTGGACGTGAAAGACCCCTCGGCGGGCCTGGAGCCCACGGGATTCCGCACGACCGTCCATCATTGGCCGACAGAGAATTCGGACTCCCTGAAGTTCCTGGACATCGAGGACCCGTGGGAACCCATGAACCGCAACATGTACGAGATCAACGCCACCCTGGACAAATATGTCATGCTCCCGGTGGCCACCCTGTACAAGTTCTTCATTCCCGAGGTCATACGAACCGGGGTGAAAAATTTCATCGACAACCTGAACGAGATGCCCGTGGCGTTCAACAGCGTGCTTCAGGGCCGCATGGAAAAGGCGGCCATCTCCTTCACGCGGTTCCTCATCAATTCGAGCTTCGGCGTGCTCGGCGTTCGCGACCTGGCCTCGCGCAACAAGAAGCTGCCGCGCCAGCACGAGGATGTCGGCCAGACTCTCGGCTACTGGGGAATCGGCTCCGGCCCCTACTTCGTCATGCCGCTTCTCGGGCCGTCCAACGTGCGCGACGCCGCCGGATTCGGCGGCGACATCCTGGTCCTCTATGTGGAAATGACCATGATCTACCAGGCGGCGGGCATCGAGAACAGCCGCCCTCTGGACATGACGGACCTCATCATCCGCGGCATCAACCTCCGCGCCAACACCGCCTTCAGCTACCACTCCACCGGCTCGCCCTTCGAATACGAAATGGTCCGCTTCATCTATACGAAGAAGCGGGAGCTGGACATCCAACGGTAA